Proteins encoded together in one Ciona intestinalis chromosome 1, KH, whole genome shotgun sequence window:
- the LOC100180876 gene encoding uncharacterized protein C1orf158 homolog: MAGAQGDPQKWGMPGWRIEQRYSNKTLIGNWCEETKLFQRGQHSNSSTHRTDFKLYVDHKPDTIIRRSALMRNEGLRKQHLFTHHGNTYSNNMISWYDEQFNKRDREEGDKLPDLRKWDGHKLAWAPERSDYPMQGVPTNFGLHNKMSRRWTSELKAERQGHYITDYRKAYTQHPHTAFPHRFASAPKYLSSHFNPITKINKDLWLRRTPFNMAPEYPPQVTPPSAV; the protein is encoded by the exons ATGGCTGGTGCGCAGGGCGATCCCCAAAAATGGGGAATGCCTGGTTGGAGAATTGAACAAAgatattcaaataaaactcTCATCGGGAACTGGTGCGAAGAAACCAAACTC tttCAACGTGGCCAGCATTCCAACAGCAGCACTCATCGAACTGACTTCAAACTTTATGTAGATCACAAACCAGATACTATTATAAGAAGATCAGCATTAATGAGAAATGAAGGTTtaagaaaacaacatttgtttacaCATCATGGGAACAC ATACAGCAACAACATGATATCTTGGTATGACGAACAATTCAACAAGAGAGATAGAGAAGAAGGCGATAAATTGCCTGATCTACGAAAATGGGACGGCCATAAACTTGCTTGGGCTCCTGAAAGATCTGACTACCCTATGcaag GCGTCCCAACCAACTTCGGATTACACAACAAAATGAGCAGAAGATGGACAAGTGAGCTGAAGGCAGAAAGACAAGGCCATTACATTACAGACTATAGAAAGGCATACACACAACATCCTCATACAGCATTCCCACATAGATTTGCCTCAGCTCCAAAGTATTTATCAAGCCATTTTAACCCAATAACCAAG ATTAATAAAGACTTGTGGTTACGAAGAACGCCGTTCAACATGGCACCGGAATATCCACCTCAAGTTACGCCACCTTCTGCAGTTTAA
- the LOC100178513 gene encoding diphosphomevalonate decarboxylase codes for MEEMQEEEQVRKITCCAPINIAIIKYWGKLCEVENLPLNSSFSITLNYHDLCTTTTVTTAPSYVKDQVYVNDLWQDINENPRLKVCFEEMRRLARKQAISENAAAKELMSCSKKIHVQSVNNFPTKAGLASSASGYAALTFALGQLLGVKGDLSGVARRGSGSACRSMCGGFVEWLKSEESKNSTAKQFVDETHWPELRVFILVVSSKQKSFGSTVGMQRSVETSALLKHRIENIVPHRIKVLKQAVLEKDFCLFAEICMKESNQLHAICMDTFPPLRYLNNVSEKIMNFVYSYNERCGSTRVAYTFDAGPNAFLFTLAPFAEDLANQIYQVFPPSKDCTDTFFKTTEEFSFPNGKIVPDVTDCGLIEYVICTKPGPGPQIV; via the coding sequence ATGGAGGAAATGCAAGAGGAAGAGCAGGTGAGGAAGATAACTTGTTGTGCTCCAATTAACATCGCCATCATAAAGTACTGGGGAAAGTTATGTGAAGTTGAGAACTTGCCGCTTAATTCTTCATTCAGTATCACTTTAAATTATCATGACTTGTGTACTACTACCACTGTGACCACTGCACCTTCATATGTTAAAGATCAGGTTTATGTAAACGATCTGTGGCAGGATATTAATGAAAATCCAAGGttgaaagtttgttttgaaGAAATGCGTAGACTCGCTAGGAAACAAGCAATCAGTGAAAATGCTGCAGCTAAAGAATTAATGTCGTGCTCGAAAAAGATTCATGTCCAGTCTGTGAACAATTTTCCTACCAAAGCAGGGCTGGCTTCGTCTGCATCAGGTTATGCTGCTTTGACCTTTGCTCTTGGTCAGTTACTTGGTGTAAAGGGAGACCTGTCTGGTGTGGCAAGAAGAGGTTCTGGTAGTGCATGCAGAAGTATGTGTGGTGGATTTGTAGAATGGCTCAAGTCTGAAGAGTCCAAGAATAGTACTGCCAAACAATTTGTTGATGAAACTCACTGGCCTGAACTACGTGTGTTTATTTTGGTAGTTTCGTCCAAGCAAAAATCATTTGGCAGCACTGTTGGCATGCAGCGTAGTGTTGAAACATCTGCATTGCTTAAACATCGTATAGAAAACATTGTCCCACACCggataaaagttttaaaacaagctgTACTCGAGAAagacttttgtttatttgccGAAATTTGTATGAAGGAAAGTAACCAACTACACGCAATATGTATGGATACATTTCCACCGTTACGTTATCTTAATAATGTTTCGGAAAAGATTATGAACTTTGTTTATTCGTATAACGAAAGATGTGGAAGCACTCGAGTAGCATACACCTTTGATGCTGGACCAAACGCTTTTCTCTTTACCCTCGCACCATTTGCAGAGGATCTTGCCAACCAAATTTACCAAGTTTTTCCACCAAGTAAAGACTGCACggacactttttttaaaaccaccGAAGAGTTTTCATTTCCTAATGGAAAAATTGTGCCAGATGTTACAGACTGTGGACTAATTGAATATGTTATATGTACTAAACCTGGCCCAGGACCACAAATAGTTTAA
- the LOC100175455 gene encoding NADH dehydrogenase [ubiquinone] 1 alpha subcomplex subunit 12 codes for MSLIQRLRRQFVVPFSEMMKHFRHNYETDGGYFQRFRGVFIQMSRMNEIKYGTHVGTDELGNKYYENNRYFVGRNRWVDFNKDTWKNKWDFNASQITPEWHRWLHYMTDDTPTVKPPTQRKFLLTHTRNLTGTKDCYVPYSTTKPKIEAWKPE; via the coding sequence ATGAGTTTAATACAGCGCCTTCGCCGTCAGTTTGTGGTTCCATTTAGTGAAATGATGAAGCACTTTCGTCATAACTACGAAACTGACGGCGGATACTTTCAACGTTTCCGCGGCGTTTTTATCCAAATGAGCAGAATGAATGAAATCAAATACGGAACTCACGTTGGAACTGACGAGCTGGGGAACAAATATTACGAAAACAACAGATATTTCGTTGGACGCAATCGTTGGGTCGACTTTAACAAAGACACCTGGAAAAACAAGTGGGATTTCAATGCAAGCCAAATCACCCCTGAATGGCATCGTTGGTTGCATTACATGACTGATGACACGCCTACAGTTAAACCGCCAACACAAAGAAAGTTCCTGCTTACCCACACAAGAAACCTGACTGGGACTAAGGATTGCTATGTTCCTTATTCGACAACAAAACCCAAAATCGAAGCATGGAAAcctgaataa
- the LOC100177773 gene encoding nucleoside diphosphate-linked moiety X motif 8-like, whose product MLRTSICIRLFKSRIKYNTRTAQNQLHATHCIFSTENVKKHVVKIAESLTSELSYSNSIKRLKLKNQAAVLVPLCTVNGELCLLFTVRSNNLPTHKGQISFPGGGVKHGDTGAVDAALRETEEEIGFPRNKVDVWTTLPHISNHTRTAAVIPVVGYLGEVNIEDMVPDRNEVTEIFTVSLTNLVNNASYTRFRIKAKKRSEHDYVMPVYFTQYRIWGLTANIVDTVLSILKSDSYNQLAEGKFTVKVKLSSDVKIGL is encoded by the exons atgTTAAGAACATCAATTTGTATCCGGCTATTCAAAAGCcgcataaaatataacactAGAACAGCTCAAAACCAACTCCATGCTACACATTGTATATTCTCAACTGAAAATGTAAAGAAACATGTCGTCAAAATAGCGGAGTCTCTTACATCAGAACTTAGTTATTCCAACTCAATCAAGCGGCTTAAGTTAAAGAATCAAGCTGCTGTGCTTGTCCCACTATGTACAGTGAATGGGgaactttgtttactttttactgTACGCTCTAACAATCTTCCTACTCATAAAGGGCAGATAAG TTTTCCTGGAGGAGGGGTTAAACATGGTGATACAGGGGCAGTTGATGCTGCCTTACGCGAGACAGAGGAAGAAATTGGGTTTCCTCGAAATAAAGTTGATGTTTGGACAACTTTACCCCATATTTCAAACCat ACGCGAACAGCTGCTGTAATACCAGTAGTTGGTTACCTTGGTGAAGTTAATATTGAAGATATGGTACCTGACAGAAATGAG gTAACAGAAATTTTCACTGTGTCGCTGACCAACCTTGTGAACAATGCCAGCTATACTCGATTTCGAATCAAGGCCAAGAAACGTTCTGAACACGATTATGTGATGCCCGTTTATTTCACCCAGTATAGAATATGGGGACTTACTGCGAATATTGTTGACACAGTTCTTTCTATTCTTAAATCAGACTCGTATAATCAACTAGCTGAAGGAAAGTTTACTGTCAAAGTTAAATTAAGTTCGGATGTAAAAATAGGTCTATAG
- the LOC104266835 gene encoding uncharacterized protein LOC104266835 produces the protein MLTWVSRALCPIVEEFTKSNSECVVIGGALRKSINFSAPIVKYGDNRSLKSCGFFALGIGNKSGVANSVLIHSDVNTVTGLQNRFLDLRNSFPQPLNLPTVPSKSLAIFVSCIAREDEHDWYNDLTDHSPCNIERATLQQTFRNTPLLSLYGYGELGKDSFLKAEHARSSSVFRAHSCSLTCAVIYFGM, from the coding sequence ATGCTCACTTGGGTTTCCAGAGCACTATGTCCTATCGTTGAAGAATTTACAAAGTCAAATTCGGAATGCGTTGTAATAGGAGGAGCTCTTAGGAAATCTATTAACTTTTCGGCTCCAATTGTTAAATATGGAGACAATAGAAGCCTCAAGTCCTGTGGCTTTTTCGCACTTGGTATCGGAAATAAATCAGGTGTAGCAAATTCTGTTCTTATTCACAGCGATGTTAACACTGTTACCGGCCTTCAAAACCGATTTCTGGATCTACGGAATAGTTTTCCACAACCTTTAAATTTACCTACTGTACCATCAAAGTCACTGGCCATATTTGTATCTTGCATTGCCAGGGAAGACGAACATGATTGGTATAATGACCTCACAGACCATAGTCCTTGTAATATTGAAAGAGCAACCTTACAACAAACATTCAGGAATACACCTTTGCTCTCATTGTATGGGTATGGGGAATTGGGAAAAGATTCGTTTTTGAAGGCAGAGCATGCGAGATCAAGTTCGGTTTTTAGGGCTCATTCATGTTCGTTAACTTGTGCTGTGATATACTTtggaatgtaa
- the LOC100182467 gene encoding uncharacterized protein LOC100182467, with the protein MSTEAPNNVTTPATAYALPYHTWMTYEVFSVLLSVIATYILASLLAYSVQQNIDFFKRRHLSTRSTKTERDVSGGHSSAGVERGQSVSSNRERGKRRRMDGTGKSARPLRVLCIFAAFFAVVRMAADQLELGTYYSGVRVNCKVYQVVVVITYSLCATCIYSALWFRLRIFLNHPVMNHLTTKKIGVVMWISLATIICSSLLNTLIFSLATTAVDSPEGCKLGVTAPIPSGIRYVILAFTSVGSQLLLLALFLYPLLKHRSTMVKSEPKAVRYTVNPPTSPPLSPRSPTERGQVKFPKSLRITMQKGHANGQTGPASSARRYDSDSDMDSVKNVQTDAANRYRSFRQKKQINRQRHLVNIMWRVLATAIVCVISDVVTAVVSIAFSGHPRIVPNLIYNLNLLVNLCSVLFSFGDWKDRLFPLCANCWKEQEKRQRTSSTSAYSGPRSPAAFPNNKNIAPYMDSSSAACNSRGLPISEDGEEKSDSVFDHA; encoded by the exons ATGTCAACTGAAGCACCCAACAACGTCACGACACCGGCAACAGCTTACGCCCTTCCTTATCACACCTGGATGACGTATGAAGTATTCTCCGTTCTTCTGTCTGTAATTGCGACGTACATCCTTGCAAGTCTGTTGGCATACAGCGTGCAACAAAACATTGACTTTTTCAAGCGAAGGCACTTATCGACACGGAGTACTAAAACTGAGAGAGATGTTTCGGGAGGACACAGTTCGGCGGGGGTTGAACGAGGACAGTCCGTGTCTTCGAACCGGGAAAGGGGAAAACGCAGACGAATGGACGGAACTGGTAAATCCGCAAGACCCCTGCGAGTCCTTTGTATATTCGCAGCGTTTTTCGCTGTGGTACGCATGGCAGCTGACCAGTTGGAACTTGGTACTTATTACAGCGGAGTTCGAGTGAACTGTAAAGTGTATCAG GTGGTGGTTGTGATAACGTACTCACTATGCGCAACTTGCATTTACTCCGCTCTGTGGTTTCGTCTTCGTATCTTCCTCAATCATCCTGTAATGAACCATTTAACAACGAAAAAGATCGGCGTCGTTATGTGGATAAGCTTAGCTACTATCATCTGTTCATCCCTGCTTAATACTCTGATCTTCAGCCTTGCTACCACAGCGGTCGACTCGCCAGAAGGCTGTAAATTAGGCGTAACTGCACCTATACCTTCAGGTATAAGATATGTCATTCTTGCCTTCACTTCAGTTGGGTCTCAGCTGCTACTGTTAGCCTTGTTCCTGTACCCATTGTTGAAACATAGGTCTACGATGGTGAAGAGTGAACCAAAAGCTGTTCGGTACACAGTTAACCCGCCCACGTCCCCGCCTTTGTCCCCTCGATCCCCAACCGAGCGCGGGCAAGTCAAGTTTCCTAAATCACTGAGAATAACAATGCAGAAAGGCCATGCAAATGGTCAGACTGGCCCAGCATCGTCGGCTCGAAGATACGACTCTGATAGCGACATGGACAGCGTGAAAAACGTACAAACGGACGCCGCGAATCGGTACCGGAGTTTTCgacaaaaaaagcaaatcaACCGCCAGCGTCATCTGGTTAACATTATGTGGCGAGTCCTGGCAACAGCGATCGTATGTGTTATATCAGATGTCGTAACTGCAGTTGTGTCAATCGCATTTTCGGGCCACCCTAGAATCGTACCGAACCTTATATACAATTTGAACCTGCTGGTCAACCTATGCAGCGTCTTATTTTCTTTCGGCGACTGGAAGGACAGACTTTTTCCCCTGTGCGCAAATTGTTGGAAGGAACAAGAAAAAAGACAAAGGACGTCCAGTACCAGCGCCTACAGTGGTCCAAGGTCTCCAGCAGCTTTTCcgaacaataaaaacattgcgCCGTACATGGACTCGTCATCAGCTGCATGCAACTCCAGAGGATTGCCCATATCCGAGGACGGAGAAGAAAAAAGCGATTCTGTGTTTGATCATGCATAA
- the LOC100185646 gene encoding uncharacterized protein LOC100185646, whose amino-acid sequence MKTICLMLSWFLLCAEVAAGVEMAKCDDVYIAEDSGKISGADTPNTIDISRCIKSTHDTQIVCSFDVSKCTKVCSTLGYKTDEFGCVSSCDCNSNGFIEEDIKYDEKDIVQIKNAYDKIPKGASEAASIGIKLWNENVVNGRPKVPYVIDSDMSTKARAAISQGIASYSEDTCIDFVARTNEVNYIIFVSKGGCWSYVGRRGGKQEISIGIGCAWKGIVQHELMHALGFWHEQSRPDRDDYIRIIEENIIEGKQHNFNKRNSINSLGSNYDIQSIMHYGGFAFSKNREATIVDRKTNQPVKSQREGFTEEDKKQLNRLYRCPSVVPVTTARPTTTTQVAVSWTNWGAWSTCSVTCGVGVARRSRQCLDVSSVVSSGCIGQAISTKSCEQSKCTSTSSWGHWGSWGSCPRTCGTGFQWRYRGCVNGVSGSAGCLGSSWSGRVCNTNKCPTKPRLTLFTINSVSTSTRSFCRWGKIYTGDFNNDGRSDLLCYYKSDWVQISYGSTNAGYSIVGSEGPTKLCKFSPSLIVSGKVFVGDFNGDGKDDLMCRDDISGRMKILFIGIRGFSNDDVDWEGEIPTMCGSADQLSVGDVDGDGDTDLVCQKSSGLISVFGNQFK is encoded by the exons ATGAAAACTATTTGTCTAATGCTGAGCTGGTTTCTGTTGTGCGCCGAAGTCGCGGCCG GAGTAGAAATGGCAAAATGCGACGATGTGTACATTGCTGAAGACTCAGGGAAAATAAGCGGGGCTGACACCCCAAATACAATTGATATTAGCCGATGCATCA AATCTACCCACGACACGCAAATTGTATGCTCTTTCGACGTTTCTAAGTGTACAAAAGTTTGCTCGACACTTGGTTATAAGACTGACGAATTTGGTTGCGTTTCCAGCTGTGACTGTAACTCGAACGGTTTTATTGAGGAGGACATAAAATACGACGAAAAAGACATCGTGCAAATTAAAAAC GCATATGATAAAATTCCGAAAGGTGCTTCCGAAGCTGCGTCAATTGGAATTAAGTTATGGAACGAAAACGTGGTGAACGGACGACCCAAAGTTCCTTATGTAATTGACAGTGACATGT caacCAAAGCAAGAGCGGCAATTAGTCAGGGGATAGCTTCTTACAGTGAAGACACTTGTATTGACTTTGTGGCAAGAACCAATGAAGTGAACTACATTATATTTGTATCTAAAGGAGGTTGTTG GTCGTACGTTGGTAGACGAGGAGGAAAACAGGAAATTTCGATCGGTATCGGTTGCGCATGGAAAGGAATAGTTCAACACGAGCTTATGCATGCGCTTGGGTTCTGGCATGAACAATCTAGACCTGATCGTGACGATTACATTAGAATAATCgaagaaaatataattgaaG GAAAACAACACAACTTTAACAAAAGAAATTCGATAAATTCTCTCGGATCCAACTACGACATTCAATCTATAATGCATTACGGGGGGTTTGCGTTTTCAAAGAACCGAGAAGCGACTATCGTTGATCGGAAAACAAATCAGCCAGTTAAATCACAACGAGAAGGCTTCACTGAAGAAGACAAGAAACAATTAAATCGTCTCTATCGTTGTCCATCGGTCGTGCCAGTTACAACCGCTAGACCTACAACTACAACTCAAGTCGCAG TTTCTTGGACAAATTGGGGAGCATGGAGTACGTGTTCAGTGACATGTGGGGTGGGAGTTGCTCGTCGCAGTCGGCAATGCTTGGATGTGTCTAGTGTTGTCAGTTCAGGGTGTATAGGACAAGCTATTTCCACCAAGTCATGTGAACAAAGCAAATGTACTTCCACTTCTTCGTGGGGTCACTGGGGGTCTTGGGGTTCGTGTCCTAGAACATGCGGGACAGGTTTTCAATGGAG gtACCGAGGTTGTGTGAACGGAGTCAGTGGTTCAGCTGGTTGTTTAGGTTCGTCTTGGAGCGGAAGGGTTTGCAACACTAACAAATGTCCAACCAAGCCAC GCCTCACGTTGTTCACGATTAATTCTGTATCTACTTCTACGCGGTCGTTTTGTCGTTGGGGTAAAATTTACACCGGGGATTTTAACAACGATGGTCGATCCGATTTGCTCTGTTATTACAAAAGTGATTGGGT GCAAATATCGTACGGTTCTACAAACGCGGGATATTCGATAGTAGGTTCGGAAGGACCGACCAAGCTGTGCAAATTCTCACCGAGTCTCATTGTTTCTGGCAAAGTGTTTGTTGGTGATTTTAATGGTGATGGAAAAGACGATTTGATGTGCAGAGATGATATTAGCGG GAGAATGAAAATTCTATTCATTGGGATTCGGGGTTTCAGCAACGATGACGTAGATTGGGAAGGTGAAATTCCAACTATGTGTGGATCAGCAGATCAACTTTCTGTTGGAGACGTGGACGGAGATGGTGATACTGATCTTGTGTGTCAAAAATCATCTGGACTTATTTCAGTTTTTGGAAACCAGTTTAAATGA